In Dolichospermum flos-aquae CCAP 1403/13F, the following proteins share a genomic window:
- a CDS encoding acyl-CoA thioesterase produces MSKDTNQPQLPPTSAIESVTNVAFENWFEYPVRAQPHHTDYAGIVWHGTYLTWMEEARVECLRSIGIEFADLVALGCDLPVVELSIRYHRSVQLGMSVLVKTRMAEVTGVRMNWHYTLVSPDGQDLYITAQVTLVALDREKGKIMRQLPPAFQDALAKISGSRKIG; encoded by the coding sequence ATGTCTAAAGATACAAATCAACCCCAACTACCACCAACTAGTGCCATTGAGAGTGTAACTAATGTTGCATTTGAAAATTGGTTTGAATATCCAGTTAGGGCGCAACCTCACCACACGGACTATGCAGGTATTGTTTGGCATGGCACCTATTTGACCTGGATGGAAGAAGCACGGGTAGAATGTTTGCGTTCTATTGGCATTGAATTTGCTGATTTAGTGGCGTTAGGTTGTGATTTGCCTGTGGTGGAGTTATCAATCCGTTATCATCGATCAGTGCAGTTAGGGATGTCAGTCTTAGTAAAAACACGGATGGCTGAGGTGACTGGAGTGCGAATGAACTGGCACTATACCCTTGTTTCTCCTGATGGTCAGGATTTATACATTACTGCTCAGGTGACGTTAGTGGCTTTAGATCGGGAAAAGGGGAAAATTATGCGGCAGTTACCACCCGCGTTTCAAGATGCTTTAGCGAAGATTTCTGGATCTCGGAAGATTGGGTAA
- a CDS encoding leucyl aminopeptidase, whose protein sequence is MTIQPTNTALLDWTGDTLAIGLFEDAVELTGDLASLNDKCAGIVQEVIAEEEFTGKANSIIVIRLGATYAVRKLILVGLGKPDALKLENLRRVAATVARTAKKQKTKTLGISLPLWNNDPAATAQALTEGIELALYQDIRFKSEPEDKNPQIETIDLLGLAGQEAAIARANQIVSGVILARQLVAAPANAVTSITMAETAQAIAHEHGLELEILEQEECEKLGMGAFLGVAQASDLPPKFIHLIYKPATTPRRKLAIIGKGVTFDSGGLNIKGAGSGIETMKMDMGGAAATLGAAKAIGQLKPDVEVHFISAVTENMISGKAMHPGDILTASNGKTIEVNNTDAEGRLTLADALVYADKLGVDAIVDLATLTGACVVALGEDIAGLFTPDDAVASQLQTAADSAGEKIWRMPMEDKYFDGLKSGIADMKNTGPRYGGSITAALFLKQFVKDTPWAHLDIAGPVWADKEHGYNGAGATGFGVRTLVSWVLS, encoded by the coding sequence ATGACGATTCAACCTACAAATACAGCATTATTAGATTGGACTGGTGATACTTTAGCCATTGGCTTATTTGAAGACGCAGTAGAGTTAACTGGTGATCTTGCCAGCTTAAATGATAAATGTGCGGGAATTGTCCAAGAAGTTATTGCCGAAGAAGAATTTACAGGTAAGGCAAATAGCATCATCGTCATTCGCTTAGGTGCGACTTATGCCGTGCGGAAGCTGATTTTGGTGGGTTTAGGGAAACCAGACGCGCTGAAATTAGAAAATTTACGCCGGGTTGCGGCTACTGTAGCCCGAACCGCCAAAAAGCAAAAAACCAAAACCCTGGGAATCAGTTTACCACTGTGGAACAATGATCCAGCCGCCACAGCCCAGGCATTGACTGAAGGCATAGAATTAGCACTTTACCAAGATATTCGCTTTAAATCTGAACCAGAAGATAAAAATCCCCAGATCGAAACTATTGATTTACTTGGTTTAGCAGGACAAGAAGCTGCTATTGCCCGTGCTAATCAAATTGTTTCTGGTGTGATTTTGGCGAGACAGTTAGTAGCAGCCCCAGCTAACGCGGTTACATCTATTACTATGGCAGAAACTGCCCAAGCGATCGCTCACGAACACGGGTTAGAACTGGAAATTCTCGAACAGGAAGAATGTGAAAAACTAGGTATGGGAGCATTTTTGGGAGTTGCCCAAGCTTCTGATTTACCACCAAAATTCATTCACCTTATCTACAAACCAGCCACCACACCGAGACGGAAACTGGCAATTATCGGGAAAGGTGTAACTTTTGATTCCGGTGGTTTGAACATTAAAGGGGCTGGTAGCGGCATTGAAACCATGAAAATGGATATGGGTGGTGCAGCCGCAACTTTAGGCGCTGCTAAAGCCATTGGGCAGTTAAAACCAGATGTAGAAGTTCACTTTATCTCCGCCGTCACCGAAAACATGATTAGCGGTAAGGCTATGCACCCTGGAGACATCTTAACCGCATCAAATGGCAAAACCATCGAAGTTAACAACACCGATGCTGAAGGGCGATTAACCTTGGCTGATGCCTTGGTTTATGCTGATAAATTGGGTGTGGATGCGATCGTTGATTTAGCTACTCTCACAGGTGCTTGTGTGGTAGCTTTGGGTGAAGATATCGCTGGTTTATTTACACCAGATGATGCGGTAGCTTCCCAACTGCAAACAGCCGCTGATAGTGCTGGTGAGAAAATTTGGCGGATGCCGATGGAAGATAAATATTTTGACGGGTTAAAATCGGGTATTGCTGACATGAAAAATACCGGACCTCGTTATGGCGGTTCAATTACTGCGGCTTTATTTCTCAAGCAGTTTGTCAAGGATACTCCTTGGGCGCATTTAGATATTGCCGGACCAGTTTGGGCTGATAAGGAACATGGCTACAATGGTGCTGGGGCAACTGGTTTTGGTGTGAGAACACTGGTTAGCTGGGTTTTAAGTTAG
- the gntT gene encoding guanitoxin biosynthesis MATE family efflux transporter GntT has product MRFTVPSNYNFLGRFYRLASISVLANMMVPLAGLVDIAFLGHLTDIRHLAGVILATILFDYLYRVLKFMRSSTNAITAQAVGQNDDKAVILAGLRSGLIALLVGLIIVLLQYPLQKIGFFILSGSSDIESAGVDYFYARIWGAPAVLLNFVLFGWFLGREMNWVMLLMSIVGNGSNVLLDYLMISKWGWASVGAGLATALSQYLALIVGLIWMFFTIPWQAVPAAIQELFDWVALKETFALKGNILIRFLVLVSVYSIFTNLSATMGTTVLAQNGLLLQIALLSQFTIQGVGVTMQTLTANFKSKDNTQQIIPLLIVSLVTSVVIALGFAGTSIFFPDQVFGLLTNHTEVNQEINQYTIWLLPILVITAITLMLEGYFIGLKEVATLRNAVLLSFVVGFIPLLIAAWYFHNNHLLWSTLLSYMTSNMILLGISVPGTLKDKSLENQPLISI; this is encoded by the coding sequence ATGAGATTTACAGTCCCCAGTAACTACAATTTTTTAGGCAGATTTTACCGACTGGCAAGCATCAGCGTTCTTGCAAATATGATGGTTCCTTTGGCTGGTTTGGTAGATATTGCTTTTTTAGGGCATTTAACGGATATTCGACATTTAGCAGGAGTAATTTTAGCCACTATTCTGTTTGATTATCTTTATCGAGTCTTAAAATTCATGCGTTCTAGCACTAATGCTATTACTGCTCAAGCTGTTGGTCAAAATGATGATAAAGCCGTAATTTTAGCTGGTTTACGGAGTGGTTTAATTGCTTTACTAGTGGGGTTAATTATTGTTTTATTGCAATATCCTTTACAAAAAATTGGTTTTTTCATTTTGAGTGGTTCTTCAGATATTGAATCTGCTGGAGTTGATTATTTTTATGCGCGAATTTGGGGCGCACCTGCTGTCCTCCTCAATTTTGTTTTATTTGGTTGGTTTTTAGGTAGAGAAATGAATTGGGTGATGCTATTAATGTCAATTGTCGGTAATGGTTCTAATGTATTGTTAGATTATTTGATGATTTCTAAATGGGGTTGGGCAAGTGTAGGGGCAGGTTTAGCAACAGCATTAAGCCAGTATTTAGCTTTAATCGTGGGTTTAATATGGATGTTTTTTACTATTCCTTGGCAAGCTGTACCAGCAGCCATTCAAGAATTATTTGATTGGGTAGCTTTAAAGGAAACTTTTGCGTTAAAAGGTAATATTTTGATTCGGTTTTTAGTATTAGTTTCTGTCTATTCTATTTTTACTAATTTAAGTGCAACCATGGGAACAACTGTTTTAGCGCAAAATGGTTTATTACTCCAAATTGCTCTTTTGAGTCAGTTTACAATTCAAGGGGTAGGAGTAACAATGCAAACCCTGACAGCGAATTTTAAAAGCAAAGACAATACTCAACAGATCATCCCTTTATTAATAGTTTCTTTAGTGACTAGTGTGGTGATTGCATTAGGTTTTGCCGGGACATCTATTTTCTTCCCTGATCAGGTATTTGGATTATTAACTAATCACACAGAAGTGAATCAAGAGATTAATCAATATACCATTTGGTTACTGCCTATTTTAGTAATTACTGCCATTACTCTTATGCTAGAAGGTTACTTTATTGGTTTAAAGGAAGTTGCAACTTTACGTAATGCGGTATTATTATCTTTTGTAGTGGGTTTTATCCCCTTACTAATTGCAGCTTGGTATTTTCATAATAATCATTTATTGTGGTCTACTTTATTGTCTTACATGACAAGTAATATGATTTTATTAGGTATCTCTGTACCTGGAACATTGAAAGATAAAAGTTTAGAAAATCAGCCATTAATTTCTATTTGA